The proteins below are encoded in one region of Sporosarcina sp. FSL K6-1508:
- a CDS encoding ASCH domain-containing protein — protein sequence MNLAAQTYWDEFWRNDEKPASVNAWMFGGLPDELAQLVIDGKKTATCSSYALYELENEPLPTTDDYSIILNKDEQPVAIIKTVEVSLVPMNKVTEEFAISEGEGSYEDWKLAHVRFFTGELQPVGLKFSEDMLLVCERFILIDVQDNNK from the coding sequence ATGAATTTAGCAGCACAGACCTATTGGGATGAATTTTGGAGGAACGATGAGAAGCCGGCTTCTGTCAACGCGTGGATGTTTGGAGGTTTACCTGATGAGCTAGCACAACTCGTAATTGATGGGAAAAAGACAGCGACTTGTTCAAGTTATGCTTTATATGAATTGGAAAATGAGCCTTTGCCGACGACAGACGATTACAGCATTATTTTAAATAAAGATGAACAACCGGTTGCCATTATTAAGACTGTTGAAGTATCGCTTGTACCGATGAATAAGGTTACGGAAGAATTTGCGATTTCAGAAGGGGAAGGTTCATATGAAGATTGGAAATTAGCTCATGTGCGATTTTTTACGGGTGAATTACAACCAGTTGGGCTTAAGTTTTCTGAGGACATGCTTCTTGTTTGTGAACGATTTATCCTAATTGATGTGCAGGATAATAATAAATGA